DNA sequence from the Pseudomonas fluorescens Q2-87 genome:
CGTCACGCACGGAAGGGAAAACGTCCTCCAGGTCGTAGGAGGCGGGTAGATCCTTCATCGGTTCCAGCCAGCCCTTGGCGCCCCAAAGTGCAGCTTCGTACATGCCAATGGTCAGAACGTCGAACTGCCCGCCCTGGGTGGCGATGTCGGTGGTCAGGCGCTGGCGCAGGACGTTTTCTTCAAGCACCACCCAGTTCAGCTTGATGTCCGGGTGCTCGGCCTCGAAAGTTTTCGAAAGCTTTTGCATGCGGATCATGTCGCTGTTGTTGACGGTGGCAATGGTGAGGGTCTGTGCGCCGAAACTGACGCTGCTGAGGGTCATGCAGGTGGAGACAAGCAGAGCTTTTACCGAAGGTTTCATCGCGCACTCCTTTTCCGCGCCAGGGGCTGCAGAAGGACAGTTATTGTTTTTGTGTCTTCCGGATGAAGGGAAGAATGTGCGCTGATTACAGCCCTCAATGAACGGCGTGACAAATCATCCGTCGCACTTGTGCTGATACTTTTTTGCACTGGGCGGGGTGGCCGCTTGTCAGTACAGGCCAACAAAGACCCCCGGTGGAGAAACGTCAGCCCTGGTTCTGCTCGGTCAACCGCTGCACTGCCAGACGCCGATAATGGGAAGGCGTCATGCCCTTGAGCTGCTGGAAGCGCCGGTTGAAATTGGAAATATTGTTGAAACCCGATTCAAAGCACACGTCGGTCACCGGTTTGTCGCCGTCGGCCAGCAGTTCGCAGGATTTACTGATGCGCAGGCGATTGACGAACTCGATGAAACAACGGCCAGTCGCCTGTTTGAATACGCGGCTGAAATAGGTGGGTTTCATGCCCAAGTGCTCGGCGACTTCTTCCAGGGACAGTTCCCGGGCGTAGTGGGCAAAGATGTAGTCCACCGCGCGGTTGGTGCGGTCGATGCTGTGTTCGTCCGCCGATTGCGGCGCGGTGGCGCCGGACAGCAACTGATAGTCATCCGAGGCGGCCAGAAGCTCCATCAGGATGAAAAAATGTCCCAGCCGGCTCATGCCCTGGGAATCGGCGATGCGCTGCATCAGCACCATCGCCTGGCGGATCGTGCGTTTGCAGCGAAACTCGATGCCGTATTGGGCGCGTTCGAGCAGCGGGGCGACGGTCTTGAGTTCCGCGAACACCTGGTGGCCGCTCTCGAACAATTCGTCGGTGAAGTTCACCAGCATGTCGCGCTTGGCGACCACTTCGTCCTCGGCGACCTGGCTGATCCAGTTATGGGGCAGGTTGGGGCCGGTAAGGAACAACGATTGGGGATAGAAGTTGCCGATGTAATCGCCGATGAAGACCTTGCCGGAGCTGGCGACGATCAGGTGCAGTTCGTATTCCTTGTGGAAATGCCAGCGCACCAGCGGGCAAGGAAAACCGTGCTGGCGGTAGATGATGGAGCGTCCGTCGTGGTCGTCCATCAACTCGTAGGAGGGGTCGGTGACTCTGGCTGTTCGGGTCATGAGCCTGGCGCTTTTATTGTTTTCGCCGCTGGATAATGCCCCCTTCGTCGCGCAGGTGCCAGTCCGGATAGCGCGGACTGGCAGGGGCTTCCCGCCCGGCCTAGCTGTTGCGGTTCTTTTCTTCGATCCACTGGGACATGTATTGGGTGCTCTTATGCTGGTGGTGACGCAGCATGCTGCCGATGAAGTTGTCGCGACGTAGCTGCGCCAGATTCCCACGGCAGGCGTGAATGCGCTCGATCAGCGCCGGGCCATGGACCTGCCGCTGATAGCGGCTCGCCAGCAGCGCGAGGCCGGCATCCTGGGCGTGGGCCCAGCGCGCCTGGTCGCCATAGAGTTGCACCGCCGCATCGGCGATGGCGCTGGCGCTCTGGCCGATTGCCCCAGGCCAGGGCATTTCGCCGCCCATGGCTTCGGCGCCGATGGGCGTGGTGACGTTCGGTGTGCCGCAGAGCATGGCGTCGATCAGCTTGCCCTTGATACCGGCGCCGAAACGCAGCGGTGCCAGGCAGATGCGCGCCGCCGACATGACCTGCAAGGCATCTTCGGCCCAGTTCATGATGTGAAACCCTTGGGCTGGATTATGCAGCGCGGCGGCCTTGGGCGGTGTATAGGCGCCGTACAGATGCAACTGAACGCCGGGTAACTGTTGTCGGATCAGCGGCCAGACGGCGTTTTTCATCCAGAGCACGGCATCCCAGTTCGGCGCGTGGCGAAAGTTGCCAATGCTCAGGAAATGCGCTCGGTCTTCGAACGGCACCAGCGGTTGGTCGGGCAGGTCCAGCATCAACGGGCACCAATGCAACAGGCTGCGGGGCAGGTTGAAGTGCTCCACCAGCAGCTCGATTTCCACTTCCGACACCATCAGGTTGAGATCACAGCGCAACAGCGCGGCAATCTCTCGCTTGGCCAGGTCGGTGCCGGCCATCAACTCGAACTCTTCGCGCAGGGCCGGGGCAAACAGGTCGCTGAAGTCCTCGCCGGCGTCGGGCGCCTTCAAACGCTGCTTGAGCCGTTCATGCCGGGCGTGGCGCAAGCTCTGCAAGTCGGAGGTTTCCAGCACGCGCAAGGCGCCGGGACAATGTTTCTCGACCCGCCAGCCGAATTGTTCCTCCATCATGAACTGGTCGAACAAGACGATATCCGGGGTCAATTCTGTAATGAACCCATCGAAACTGCTGTTGTTCAGCTCGATAGGCACCTCGCGGATACCCAGCGCGACCAGGTCGGCGCGGTGCTCGCCCGGACCCGCGGGGCTGCTGAAGGTGATCTCCCAGCCTTGCCCGAGGAAAGCTTCCAGAATCTGCATGACGTGCCCGCTGGCCGCCGATGAGCGGGGCTCAGGCCAGACATAGCCGATGACCAGGACCTTAAGGGCGTTGGGATGAGGCATGAGCGAGCAATTCCTGGAAGCGATTCAGGCGCGTTCGGCGCGCGGGGCGCCGATAGTGAACAACAATGCGCCTGGGCTCAAGGAAGAATGCTTTTGACCTTGTCGCGCAACTGGTCAATGGAAAACGGCTTGCCGATGACCGCCATGCCGGCGGGGACATCGATACTCTCGGCATAACCACTGGCAAACAGGACCGGCAGCTGCGGCCGGATCGCTAGCGCCTGCTTCGCCAGCTCGCGACCGTCCATGACCGGCAGGCCGACATCCGTCATCATCAGGGCGATGGGCTGCGCCTGGTTGCGCAGGAATTCCAGCGCCTGCTCACAACCGTCCGCTTCCAGTACCCGATATTCCAACTCTTCGAGCACGTCGACGATCAACATCCGCACGATGTCGTCGTCTTCAACGACAAGAATGGTGGGTGCGGTGACAGCGGCTGGCATGGACATGTAGGTATTCTCGAAAAGATGGGGCGGGACGGGCTACGAAACAAAAGCCACATGCATGAGTAAATGACAACGCTGCACAAGTTCCCTGGGTTGTACAAGAAAGGATCTATAGTACAAGAGCTGACAAGGATAGTCGCATCCTTGCTACAGGCAGATCGCCGTGGGAATTGTGCCTTCGATTCACCAGAAATTGTGGATCCAGGCCGTGGCTTTCGGGCACACTCCATGGTTTTTCAACTGTCCACCAAGGCCTTTACCATGAAGCCATCGTCTTCGGTCGACGAGCAAAGCTTTCGCAAGCTCCTGAGTCGCAATATCAGCCTGCCGCTGGGCATTGGTGCGCTCAGCGCGGTGTTTTTCATTGTGCTGATCACCTACCTGCTCTCGGTGATCCAGTGGGTTGGGCACACTGACCGGGTGATCAACAATGCCAACGAAGCGCTCAAGTTGAGCGTGGACCTGGAAACCGGCATGCGTGGCTTTCTGTTGAGCGGCGACGAGCATTTTCTCGACCCCTATGAAATCGCCAAGCCACGCATTGCGGTTGCGCTGGACACATTGCTGGAATTGACAGCCGACAACCCCATCCAGACCGATCGCCTGCACCAGATACAAGCGCTCCAGGTCGAATGGGACAAATACGCCCAAGGCCTGATCGAACTGCAACGCAGCAGCGGCGATTACCGGGGGGCGGTGAAGGCCGGACATGGCAAGCGCCTGACCGATGAAATTCGCAAGGCCTTCGAAGACATCGTCGAAA
Encoded proteins:
- a CDS encoding AraC family transcriptional regulator, with amino-acid sequence MTRTARVTDPSYELMDDHDGRSIIYRQHGFPCPLVRWHFHKEYELHLIVASSGKVFIGDYIGNFYPQSLFLTGPNLPHNWISQVAEDEVVAKRDMLVNFTDELFESGHQVFAELKTVAPLLERAQYGIEFRCKRTIRQAMVLMQRIADSQGMSRLGHFFILMELLAASDDYQLLSGATAPQSADEHSIDRTNRAVDYIFAHYARELSLEEVAEHLGMKPTYFSRVFKQATGRCFIEFVNRLRISKSCELLADGDKPVTDVCFESGFNNISNFNRRFQQLKGMTPSHYRRLAVQRLTEQNQG
- a CDS encoding glycosyltransferase; the encoded protein is MPHPNALKVLVIGYVWPEPRSSAASGHVMQILEAFLGQGWEITFSSPAGPGEHRADLVALGIREVPIELNNSSFDGFITELTPDIVLFDQFMMEEQFGWRVEKHCPGALRVLETSDLQSLRHARHERLKQRLKAPDAGEDFSDLFAPALREEFELMAGTDLAKREIAALLRCDLNLMVSEVEIELLVEHFNLPRSLLHWCPLMLDLPDQPLVPFEDRAHFLSIGNFRHAPNWDAVLWMKNAVWPLIRQQLPGVQLHLYGAYTPPKAAALHNPAQGFHIMNWAEDALQVMSAARICLAPLRFGAGIKGKLIDAMLCGTPNVTTPIGAEAMGGEMPWPGAIGQSASAIADAAVQLYGDQARWAHAQDAGLALLASRYQRQVHGPALIERIHACRGNLAQLRRDNFIGSMLRHHQHKSTQYMSQWIEEKNRNS
- a CDS encoding response regulator — encoded protein: MPAAVTAPTILVVEDDDIVRMLIVDVLEELEYRVLEADGCEQALEFLRNQAQPIALMMTDVGLPVMDGRELAKQALAIRPQLPVLFASGYAESIDVPAGMAVIGKPFSIDQLRDKVKSILP